The Rhinoraja longicauda isolate Sanriku21f chromosome 19, sRhiLon1.1, whole genome shotgun sequence genome includes a window with the following:
- the ppp1r11 gene encoding E3 ubiquitin-protein ligase PPP1R11 produces MEREQERGAMAETASSSATVTETVDSSQPAPTENRSITIRLRKRKTNKKVEWSSDTVDNEHLGRRSSKCCCIYEKPRAFGESSSESEEENGGCGNAHCLRGHKKPFPGSADAGGGGGKPGGPGAKAGGAPLPTDPAHSPKHPTLRHPHPPHK; encoded by the exons ATGGAGAGGGAGCAGGAGCGCGGGGCCATGGCTGAGACCGCCAGCTCGTCAGCCACCGTTACCGAGACGGTGGACAGCTCGCAGCCCGCCCCGACC GAGAACCGCAGCATCACCATCAGGCTGAGGAAGCGCAAAACAAACAAGAAGGTGGAGTGGTCCAGCGACACGGTGGACAACGAGCATCTCGGCCGTCGCTCCTCCAAGT GTTGCTGCATTTACGAGAAGCCACGTGCGTTTGGGGAGAGCAGTTCGGAGAGCGAGGAGGAGAACGGCGGCTGCGGCAATGCTCACTGCCTGCGGGGCCACAAGAAACCCTTCCCGGGGTCGGCCGAcgcgggcgggggcgggggcaagCCCGGGGGTCCCGGCGCCAAGGCTGGCGGTGCCCCCCTCCCCACCGACCCGGCCCACAGCCCCAAGCACCCGACCCTCCGGcacccccacccgccccacaAATGA
- the LOC144603144 gene encoding RNA-binding protein 4B-like has translation MDNKEAAKEAIDNLHHYKLHGVAINVEASKSMTKSSTKLHVGKVSPNCTSQELQAKFEEYGAVLECDIIKDYAFVHMERGDDAMTAIKGLDGTELKGKRIHVELSKSRLRVQPGMGEKNTCFRCGKDGHWSKECPTDRPELGVGVGVGFAADYLDPYGMSGRYGEQAFYDSRYVDYYEKYRAGAYGAVGTPYPDRWGAQLGAYSAGLRERKALEAYGQSAISQPPTYYARDRSPLRRGVVSTVTDYATAATEYAAAATASATANDYAAQAASYAAQDYAGAGYAGYAAQTAAAAAAADYTSGGYTAADYAGAYGYDYSGAASNTAAYGAAATAESYAGQAQYSAY, from the exons ATGGACAACAAGGAGGCGGCGAAGGAGGCGATCGACAACCTGCACCACTACAAGCTGCACGGCGTCGCCATCAACGTGGAGGCCAGCAAGAGCATGACCAAGTCGTCCACCAAGCTGCACGTGGGCAAGGTCAGCCCCAACTGCACCAGCCAGGAGCTGCAGGCCAAGTTCGAGGAGTACGGGGCCGTGCTGGAGTGCGACATCATCAAGGACTACGCCTTCGTGCACATGGAGAGAGGCGACGACGCCATGACTGCCATCAAGGGGCTGGACGGCACCGAGCTGAAAG GTAAGCGGATCCACGTGGAGCTGTCCAAGAGCCGTCTGCGGGTGCAGCCGGGGATGGGCGAGAAGAACACGTGCTTCCGCTGCGGGAAGGACGGTCACTGGTCCAAGGAGTGCCCGACGGACCGGCCGGAGCTGGGCGTGGGCGTGGGCGTGGGCTTTGCGGCCGACTACCTGGACCCTTACGGCATGTCTGGCCGGTACGGGGAGCAGGCCTTCTACGACAGCCGCTACGTGGACTACTACGAGAAGTACCGGGCGGGCGCGTACGGGGCGGTGGGCACTCCGTACCCGGACCGCTGGGGCGCGCAGCTGGGGGCATACAGCGCCGGCCTGCGGGAGCGCAAAGCGCTGGAGGCCTACGGGCAGAGCGCCATCTCCCAGCCGCCCACCTACTACGCCCGTGACCGCAGCCCGCTGCGCCGCGGCGTGGTCTCCACCGTCACCGACTACGCCACCGCGGCCACCGAGTACGCCGCCGCGGCCACCGCCTCCGCCACCGCCAACGACTACGCCGCCCAGGCCGCCAGCTACGCCGCGCAGGACTACGCCGGGGCCGGGTACGCCGGGTACGCAGCGCAGACggcagccgccgccgccgccgccgactACACCAGCGGCGGCTACACGGCCGCCGACTACGCCGGCGCCTACGGCTACGACTACTCCGGGGCTGCCTCCAACACCGCGGCCTACGGTGCCGCCGCCACCGCCGAATCCTACGCCGGGCAGGCCCAGTACTCAGCCTACTAA